Proteins encoded by one window of Teretinema zuelzerae:
- a CDS encoding helix-turn-helix domain-containing protein: MHTVLIVDDEEPVLDSYAFLLEGCPSGFSLAGKARNGYEAIKFMYEHKPDLVFMDIQMPGMDGLDTLSEIHGKFPDTVFILSTAYERFDLARRAIPLGVHSYLVKPVTKKVFLETLAEAALVLERKKRSRGGFDDADGADGRGGRSAAVRFLSRDVWRSSTREEWEIWRDRLLIDSNRGRICIAGIDSDKKDRFEKLVELLSKKFRIVFAPYLDLGIFFFPGETDQSLVESAVNAALAEISSPDVVSFAGFGSLRDGPELRESALEALQEAREKRIRSGDLLGERLRVSRLRRRLGLGDSNELRELFETHWKAVFSTWPFETARARMIALFALLEDDASGRCLEPSEDSPCFDYAGEIASLSSVDEWAVWASSAFARLSSLAQRRRSAVMPIPLIKAMAYIEAEFDRPLQLSDAADAASVSPAYLSRLFSEHLNSTFVDCLTRLRIERAEDLIRGGGLSIKEIAARVGYQDANYFSKTFRKVVGMSPSMYERGE, encoded by the coding sequence ATGCATACCGTCCTGATCGTCGACGACGAAGAACCCGTTCTCGACAGCTACGCCTTTCTTCTGGAAGGCTGCCCTTCCGGCTTCTCTCTCGCCGGCAAAGCGCGCAACGGCTACGAGGCGATCAAGTTCATGTACGAGCACAAGCCTGATCTGGTGTTCATGGACATACAGATGCCGGGAATGGACGGGCTTGATACCTTGAGCGAAATCCACGGAAAATTCCCGGACACCGTTTTCATTCTTTCCACGGCCTATGAACGCTTCGATCTCGCGCGCCGGGCGATCCCGCTCGGCGTGCATTCGTACCTCGTAAAACCGGTAACAAAAAAAGTATTTCTCGAAACGCTCGCCGAAGCGGCCCTCGTACTGGAGCGGAAAAAACGCTCTCGCGGAGGATTCGACGATGCTGACGGCGCGGACGGGCGGGGCGGACGTTCCGCCGCGGTCCGCTTCCTTTCCCGCGACGTGTGGCGTTCTTCCACGCGAGAAGAATGGGAGATATGGCGCGACCGTCTCCTCATCGATTCCAACCGCGGCCGGATCTGCATAGCCGGCATCGATTCGGACAAGAAGGACCGCTTCGAAAAGCTCGTAGAACTGTTGTCGAAAAAATTCAGAATCGTCTTCGCTCCCTATCTCGATCTCGGCATTTTCTTTTTTCCCGGAGAGACCGACCAATCCCTCGTAGAGTCGGCGGTGAACGCGGCTCTCGCGGAAATCAGTTCTCCCGACGTGGTGAGCTTCGCCGGTTTCGGCTCTCTCCGCGACGGCCCCGAGCTCCGCGAGTCCGCTCTGGAAGCCCTGCAGGAAGCCCGGGAAAAGCGCATCAGAAGCGGGGACCTCCTGGGCGAACGCCTGAGGGTGAGCAGGCTGCGCAGAAGGCTCGGCCTCGGCGATTCGAACGAACTCCGCGAATTGTTCGAAACCCACTGGAAGGCGGTGTTCTCCACCTGGCCCTTCGAAACAGCCCGCGCCCGGATGATCGCCTTGTTCGCCCTTCTGGAAGACGACGCTTCGGGCCGCTGCCTCGAGCCTTCCGAAGATTCTCCCTGCTTCGACTACGCGGGAGAGATTGCGTCTCTGTCGTCCGTCGACGAGTGGGCGGTGTGGGCTTCTTCGGCCTTTGCGCGCCTGAGCTCCCTTGCCCAGAGAAGGCGGAGCGCCGTCATGCCGATTCCGCTCATCAAGGCGATGGCCTATATCGAGGCCGAATTCGACCGGCCTCTGCAGCTCTCGGACGCCGCAGACGCCGCCTCCGTTTCTCCCGCGTATCTGAGCCGCCTTTTTTCCGAGCATCTCAATTCGACCTTCGTCGACTGCCTTACGCGCCTCAGAATCGAACGGGCGGAAGACCTCATCCGCGGCGGAGGCCTGAGCATAAAGGAAATCGCCGCCCGGGTGGGCTACCAGGACGCGAATTATTTCAGCAAGACGTTCCGCAAGGTTGTGGGAATGTCGCCGAGCATGTACGAGCGGGGAGAATAA
- a CDS encoding sensor histidine kinase translates to MSYRMFHSFRAQLLFNISWVVLILVISSTWILFSTVRLQTLAGETLAGQETIDEACAALETLREPLLEYLSNRSSDALSQVLILSQSLRARLDVDSPIPLDETALRTRELHFLFHSWLDLADSAIEEKRGMDVAGYTARFDEMERIRSYISEENARLSAVRFANQQKSYSLFVSLSRNIQLLNLLFIISISAFSILLLLHVADKMNEPMANLSRMASEISAGRFDAEDVGMSSMHEIDHVVEAFNRMKRDIHTYIQEIRWQRNVEQEYMNERVRNMKMEQMMRRMELYTLQAQMNPHFLFNTLNTGIQLAIVEGAERTSEYMDHLARLFRHNLREKNVIVPLRHEIEGLESFFYILRVRFPKNLDLILDCPEELLDAHQVPASILQPLVENSVVHGFNRSEGRNSIIVRVFETPGRLALSVSDNGTGIPHEDAERLFVHPQGEDGLVKVTGLANVIHRLRFFWPDDPGVVRIASTGAPQGALPGAGYVHPAPLPEDPGAYPPLPELSPPEEGSVVFISIDTGRAACIPS, encoded by the coding sequence ATGAGCTACCGGATGTTCCACTCCTTCCGCGCCCAGCTATTGTTCAATATTTCCTGGGTGGTTCTCATCCTGGTGATTTCATCAACCTGGATACTGTTTTCCACGGTGCGCCTTCAAACCCTCGCGGGAGAGACGCTCGCGGGGCAGGAAACGATAGACGAAGCCTGCGCCGCCCTTGAAACGCTGCGGGAACCGCTTCTGGAGTACCTCTCCAACCGTTCTTCCGACGCTCTTTCGCAGGTGCTCATCCTCTCCCAATCCCTGCGGGCACGCCTCGACGTCGACAGCCCCATCCCCCTGGACGAGACGGCCCTGCGCACGCGGGAGCTTCATTTCCTCTTCCACTCATGGCTTGATCTGGCGGATTCGGCGATTGAGGAAAAGCGCGGAATGGATGTCGCGGGATACACCGCCCGCTTCGACGAGATGGAGAGAATCCGTTCCTACATCTCGGAGGAGAACGCTCGGCTCTCCGCCGTCCGTTTCGCGAACCAGCAGAAAAGCTATTCCCTCTTCGTTTCGCTCTCCCGGAATATCCAGCTTCTGAACCTTCTGTTCATCATTTCGATTTCGGCGTTTTCTATCCTCCTCCTCCTCCATGTGGCGGACAAGATGAACGAGCCGATGGCGAATCTGTCTCGCATGGCTTCGGAAATATCGGCGGGCCGCTTCGACGCGGAGGACGTGGGAATGTCTTCGATGCATGAAATCGACCATGTGGTCGAGGCCTTCAACCGCATGAAGCGGGACATCCACACCTACATACAGGAAATACGCTGGCAGCGGAATGTCGAGCAGGAATACATGAACGAGCGCGTGCGGAACATGAAGATGGAACAGATGATGCGCCGCATGGAGCTCTACACCTTGCAGGCTCAGATGAATCCTCACTTCCTGTTCAATACGCTCAATACCGGAATCCAGTTGGCAATAGTCGAAGGCGCCGAGCGGACGAGCGAATACATGGACCACCTTGCGCGCCTGTTTCGGCATAACCTTCGCGAAAAGAACGTGATCGTTCCGCTCAGGCACGAGATCGAAGGATTGGAATCTTTCTTCTATATACTCCGGGTGCGCTTCCCGAAAAATCTCGATCTGATTCTGGATTGCCCTGAAGAACTGCTGGATGCCCATCAGGTTCCCGCTTCGATTCTGCAGCCCCTTGTCGAAAACTCGGTCGTCCACGGATTCAATCGAAGCGAAGGTCGGAACTCGATCATCGTCCGCGTGTTCGAAACGCCGGGCCGGCTCGCCCTCTCCGTTTCAGACAACGGCACCGGAATTCCACATGAGGACGCCGAACGCCTGTTCGTCCATCCCCAGGGAGAGGACGGCCTGGTGAAGGTGACGGGCCTTGCGAACGTGATCCACCGGCTCCGCTTTTTCTGGCCCGACGATCCCGGAGTCGTCCGCATCGCGTCGACCGGCGCGCCGCAGGGGGCTCTGCCGGGAGCAGGCTATGTGCATCCCGCCCCGCTTCCGGAGGATCCGGGAGCGTATCCTCCTCTGCCGGAGCTTTCGCCTCCGGAAGAGGGCAGCGTCGTATTCATCAGCATCGATACCGGGAGGGCCGCATGCATACCGTCCTGA
- a CDS encoding sugar ABC transporter substrate-binding protein codes for MKKIVRAGLFLSAVCSLAPFAVSVFLLARLTGEIAGRRGIEPPAALHLALYVPRTRSSSLDALVSAARETAAAEGAALSVHSLDSDGSTLGMAQWTGAQGVIVHPDGGDRVILREMEALRKRGIPVVLVNHSIPSDLPWAFVGANNFDFGKKAGALVSREVRSDPRIVVVYSDKNPAVYSERELVEMGLSTVFSGRSAQLLPSVKTAVNPRDAENVVHELLRQRPEVNVLVFTDAEDTIAGCQALIDLNLVGVVQVIGYGDSPEIRDYIRKGVLNGSLAVNPGPTGAQAVRSLIELARTGYTSSSVDTGIEILSRERTAK; via the coding sequence ATGAAAAAGATCGTCCGCGCCGGTTTGTTCCTCTCTGCCGTGTGCTCCCTGGCGCCCTTCGCGGTGTCCGTTTTCCTTTTGGCAAGACTCACCGGAGAAATCGCCGGTCGCCGGGGCATCGAGCCGCCGGCGGCTTTGCACCTCGCCCTCTACGTGCCCCGAACGCGGAGCTCGTCGCTCGACGCCCTTGTTTCGGCGGCGCGCGAAACAGCCGCGGCGGAAGGCGCGGCATTATCCGTCCACTCCCTCGACTCGGACGGCAGCACCCTCGGCATGGCGCAGTGGACGGGAGCCCAGGGCGTGATCGTGCATCCGGACGGAGGCGACCGGGTCATTCTGCGCGAAATGGAAGCCCTCAGAAAGCGGGGAATCCCCGTCGTGCTGGTTAACCACTCGATTCCGTCGGATCTTCCCTGGGCCTTCGTCGGCGCGAATAATTTCGATTTCGGAAAAAAAGCCGGGGCTCTGGTAAGCCGCGAGGTTCGAAGCGATCCCCGCATCGTCGTCGTATACAGCGATAAAAATCCCGCAGTCTATTCTGAGCGCGAGCTCGTGGAAATGGGCTTGTCCACGGTGTTCTCCGGACGTTCCGCCCAGCTTCTTCCGTCGGTGAAAACCGCCGTGAATCCGCGGGACGCGGAAAATGTCGTTCATGAACTGCTTCGCCAGCGTCCCGAGGTAAATGTTCTCGTGTTCACCGATGCGGAGGACACCATAGCCGGCTGCCAGGCTTTGATCGACCTGAATCTCGTCGGCGTTGTTCAGGTGATCGGCTACGGAGACAGCCCCGAAATCCGAGACTATATCAGAAAAGGCGTTTTAAACGGCTCCCTCGCAGTGAATCCCGGACCCACCGGCGCCCAGGCCGTCCGCTCTCTCATAGAACTCGCGCGAACCGGATATACCTCCAGTTCTGTTGATACGGGAATAGAAATCCTTTCCCGGGAAAGGACCGCGAAATGA
- a CDS encoding iron-containing alcohol dehydrogenase codes for MLQFEFENPTRIVFGQGVENTVGRETARHASKVLLHFGGASALKSGLLDRVRSSLTEAGVEYRELGGVQPNPRLSLVLEGMKICRDEKIPFILAVGGGSVIDSAKAIAAAVPYAGDPWDFWEYSASPETALPVGVVLTIPAAGSETSGSTVITNAEKELKRGLTSQLLRPRFALMNPELTMTLPAYQTACGAADIMAHVMERYFTNTRDVEFTDRLCEATLKTVISNVPRALENPQDYAARAEIMWAGTIAHNDLLGTGREQDWASHGIEHELSALYDIAHGAGLAIVFPSWMRRVYRHDPARFARFAHEVFAVEYDPFNIERTALEGIGRLESFFRRIGLPVRLSEAGIPADRIPEMARKSTLKGGGMIGGFVKLDSAAVQSILEAAL; via the coding sequence ATGCTTCAGTTCGAATTTGAAAATCCCACCCGGATCGTATTCGGCCAGGGTGTTGAAAACACCGTAGGAAGGGAGACCGCCCGCCACGCCTCAAAGGTTCTCCTGCATTTCGGCGGCGCAAGCGCGTTGAAAAGCGGCCTGCTGGATCGGGTTCGCTCATCGCTTACAGAAGCGGGCGTAGAATACCGGGAACTCGGAGGCGTCCAGCCGAATCCCCGCCTTTCGCTGGTGCTCGAGGGCATGAAAATCTGCCGGGATGAAAAAATTCCGTTTATTCTTGCGGTCGGCGGCGGGAGCGTAATCGACTCCGCAAAGGCGATTGCCGCCGCCGTGCCGTATGCGGGCGATCCCTGGGATTTCTGGGAGTACTCCGCCTCTCCCGAGACCGCTCTGCCGGTCGGCGTAGTGCTTACTATCCCGGCAGCCGGAAGCGAGACGAGCGGCAGCACCGTCATCACCAACGCGGAAAAGGAGCTCAAGCGCGGCCTGACGAGCCAGCTCCTCCGTCCACGCTTCGCGCTCATGAACCCAGAGCTCACCATGACGCTCCCCGCCTACCAGACAGCCTGCGGAGCCGCCGACATCATGGCTCACGTCATGGAGCGGTACTTCACCAATACGCGGGACGTGGAGTTCACCGATAGATTGTGCGAGGCGACGCTGAAAACCGTCATTTCGAATGTGCCGAGAGCCCTGGAAAATCCGCAGGATTACGCCGCGCGGGCGGAAATCATGTGGGCGGGAACCATCGCCCATAACGACCTTCTGGGCACTGGCCGCGAGCAGGACTGGGCTTCTCACGGCATCGAGCACGAGCTGAGCGCCCTGTACGACATCGCGCACGGAGCGGGACTCGCCATCGTATTCCCCTCCTGGATGCGCCGGGTATACCGGCACGATCCGGCCCGCTTCGCCCGTTTCGCTCACGAGGTGTTCGCTGTAGAATACGATCCGTTCAATATCGAACGGACAGCCCTCGAGGGCATCGGCCGTCTGGAATCCTTTTTCCGGAGAATCGGTTTGCCCGTGCGTCTTTCTGAAGCCGGCATTCCGGCCGACCGCATTCCGGAAATGGCGCGGAAAAGCACGCTCAAGGGCGGCGGAATGATCGGCGGCTTCGTAAAACTTGATTCGGCCGCTGTTCAATCGATTTTAGAGGCTGCTCTTTAA
- a CDS encoding methyl-accepting chemotaxis protein, producing MKSITTKIIILVAGVAVLIAGILMGTFFVSIRSITQDEIALLDATLRESFDRGIRWEVETAQTMLERIAKLKDEGILQPAQAEEVAKRLLRDIRYNKTEYFWADTPNGDNVVLLGGKSEGTNRLNLVDANGYAMIKDIIANGMKSEGGYTNYWFPKAGSDIPLPKRSYSLLSPSWGWVVGTGAYTDDIDVIVGEKKAEVQAAMAAALITTLAFTILATIAGIIIAIAVGKRLSRPIIHASLRTEAFASGDLSDTGESEFAHLKDETGSLVRSLDTMRSDLSSLIGGIVDISERVENGSGQLRDTAIEVSEGATRQAASTEEISASVEQMAATIRQNAENATETERIARKAAIDAKEGFTAVEEAIEAVKRIAEKIAVIEEIARQTNLLALNAAIEAARAGEAGKGFSVVAGEIRKLAERSGGSASEIRDISANTTAVATKAGTVLSGLTPDIVRTADLVAEISAASNEQRMGVDQIGQAMIQLDTVVQKNAAASEELTAAAQTLNDEALSLKENVNRFII from the coding sequence TTGAAAAGCATCACAACGAAAATCATCATCCTGGTAGCCGGAGTCGCGGTTTTAATCGCCGGCATATTAATGGGTACTTTTTTTGTATCCATTCGTTCGATAACACAGGATGAAATTGCTCTGTTGGACGCGACGTTACGGGAAAGCTTCGACCGCGGAATCCGCTGGGAAGTGGAAACCGCCCAGACCATGCTGGAACGCATCGCGAAATTGAAGGACGAAGGAATCCTGCAGCCCGCTCAGGCCGAGGAAGTTGCCAAGCGCCTCCTCCGGGACATCCGCTACAATAAAACCGAATATTTCTGGGCAGATACTCCGAACGGTGACAACGTAGTTCTGCTGGGGGGCAAGAGCGAGGGGACGAACCGCCTCAATCTCGTCGACGCGAACGGCTATGCGATGATCAAGGACATTATCGCGAACGGAATGAAGAGCGAAGGCGGCTACACCAATTACTGGTTCCCCAAGGCGGGATCCGACATTCCGCTTCCCAAGAGAAGCTACAGCCTTCTCTCCCCCAGCTGGGGCTGGGTTGTGGGAACCGGGGCATACACGGACGACATCGACGTTATAGTCGGAGAAAAGAAGGCCGAGGTTCAGGCTGCCATGGCTGCTGCCCTGATTACGACGCTGGCTTTCACCATTCTCGCGACTATCGCGGGCATCATCATAGCTATCGCGGTCGGAAAGCGACTCAGCAGGCCGATCATCCACGCCTCGCTGAGAACGGAAGCCTTCGCCTCCGGAGATCTCTCTGACACCGGAGAATCCGAATTTGCGCATCTGAAGGATGAAACGGGATCACTCGTGCGGTCTCTCGACACCATGAGAAGCGATCTTTCCTCTCTGATCGGCGGAATAGTCGACATATCCGAGCGGGTTGAAAACGGCTCGGGACAGCTGAGGGACACGGCGATAGAAGTGTCCGAAGGAGCGACCAGGCAGGCGGCTTCAACGGAAGAAATTTCGGCCTCGGTAGAACAGATGGCGGCGACCATCCGGCAGAACGCCGAAAATGCGACGGAAACGGAGCGCATCGCGCGCAAGGCGGCGATCGACGCTAAGGAAGGATTCACCGCGGTCGAAGAAGCCATCGAAGCGGTAAAGCGGATCGCGGAAAAGATTGCTGTAATAGAAGAAATCGCCCGGCAAACGAACCTGCTTGCCCTGAATGCGGCTATAGAAGCGGCGCGAGCCGGAGAAGCGGGAAAAGGATTCTCGGTAGTCGCCGGAGAAATCAGAAAGCTCGCGGAGCGGAGCGGCGGATCAGCCTCGGAAATTCGGGATATTTCCGCTAATACGACCGCCGTCGCCACAAAGGCGGGCACGGTGCTGAGCGGGCTAACCCCGGACATCGTGCGCACCGCCGACCTCGTGGCGGAGATCAGCGCGGCCTCGAACGAACAGCGGATGGGCGTTGATCAGATCGGACAGGCGATGATTCAGCTGGACACCGTCGTACAAAAGAACGCGGCGGCTTCGGAAGAACTCACCGCCGCCGCTCAAACCCTCAACGACGAAGCCCTCTCGCTCAAGGAAAACGTAAACCGCTTCATTATTTGA
- a CDS encoding cytidylate kinase-like family protein, with translation MSVITISREAGSAGTSIARAIAEKTGYRLADKNLIGSILSKYGLIGFERIHDNIPAFWEGFDAQKAEQRAVTIDMMNRTIQALARHGDVIIVGRGGFAVLSGYADVLNVRIQAPLAVRVERIMNADALNAEDAEKLVREKDRVRNKFIETVYGANRETAVAFDLVVDTGKIAPSLACDWIIQALGDMTREIRTGATQAKNIEVDQILADAVAEALKK, from the coding sequence ATGAGCGTAATAACCATTTCGAGAGAAGCCGGCAGCGCCGGCACCAGTATCGCCCGGGCGATAGCCGAAAAAACAGGCTATCGCTTAGCCGATAAAAACCTGATCGGCTCGATCCTTTCCAAATACGGACTCATCGGCTTCGAGCGCATCCACGACAATATTCCGGCTTTCTGGGAAGGCTTCGACGCGCAAAAGGCCGAGCAACGCGCCGTCACCATCGATATGATGAACCGGACTATACAAGCTCTCGCGCGGCACGGGGACGTAATCATCGTCGGGCGGGGAGGCTTCGCCGTTCTTTCAGGCTACGCGGACGTGCTGAACGTACGTATTCAAGCGCCGCTCGCCGTCCGGGTAGAGCGGATCATGAACGCCGATGCTCTGAACGCGGAAGATGCTGAAAAACTGGTTCGGGAGAAAGACCGGGTACGCAACAAGTTCATTGAAACGGTCTACGGCGCCAACAGGGAAACAGCGGTAGCCTTCGATTTAGTCGTCGATACCGGTAAAATCGCCCCGAGTCTCGCCTGCGACTGGATCATCCAGGCGCTCGGCGATATGACAAGAGAGATCCGGACGGGCGCTACACAGGCAAAAAACATCGAAGTAGACCAGATACTCGCGGATGCAGTCGCCGAAGCCCTGAAAAAATAA